The nucleotide sequence GCAACGCCCAGCCGCTGGCGGGCGTCTGCCAGCTCGTCCGGAACCTTGTCGCACAGCTCCGGCAACCACACCATGACCCGGCTCTTGGCTGCCACCACGCGGGCGAAGGCCTCCTCCTCGAGCGCGTCCAGCTGCGCCTGGGAAATGTCCTCCAGCGCGGCCATGGCCTGCACCGGCAGGTCGAGCAGCAGGTAGGCGGTTGCCTTGTGCAGCTGCGCATCCACCCAGACGTCGTCGGTCTTCTTGATGCCTTCCACGCAGGAGATCGCGAACCGGGGATCAAAGAGGTGCACCGCCGCCTCCGCCGCGGCCACCGCCATGGCAGGGCTAAGGTCTGCCTGGCATTCCCTGGTCCACGCGGCGAACTCGATCCGCTCCTCCATGCTCATGGCGGACAGTTCGGGTTCGCGTCCGCCCAGCAACAGAGCGCGGAGTTCACGTCGGCGGGAGATGCTCAGCCACGAGCGCACGACGTCCCCAAGGTACTGTTCCCGCACCGAGACCCAGCGGTCCCCGGTGTCGGCGACCGTCAGCAGCCCGGCGTCCTCCATATCGGCCACTATTGCGGTCCCGTAGATTTCGGTCAGCCGGGCCAGCGGAATCCGCCGCGCACACGCGAGCATCTCGATGACCTCGCGCGTTTCCGGTTCTTCCCGGGACCATCGGGACCGGACAATGTCATCCAGCCCGGCGGCGCCGTCGAGCACCACCCTGTCACGCAGGGTCCAGACGGAATCCGACAGGACGAGGTTTCCTGACTGCTGCTGTTCCGTGACGAGTGCCTTGAGCAGCAGAGGGTTGCCGCCCACGATGGCGTGGTAAGTGCTCACGAGCGAGGCCGAGACGCGGTGGCCCAGCAGCGTCAGCAGCACCTGCCGGGTCTGGAGTTCGTTGAGGTTGTCCAGCCGGACTTCGGTGAGTCTGCGGTCGGTGAGCAGCCAGTGGAAGTCTGCCGGGAGGTCGCTGGTGCTGGGTGCGATGGCGATGACGCGGGCGGTGTGCGTCAGCATGATGTTCAGGATGACGCCGGCGCTCATGTCATCGATCGGGCCGGTGGTGTCCAGGGTGATGATGCAGTCCCGGCCTGCGGCGTCGGACCGGATCAGGGAGGTGATGCCCTGGAGGATGGCGGTTGGGGAGGCCAGGGCCGACTGCGGCAGCCGGGCCATGAGGAAGGCGAGGCAGGCGTAGGAGGTTTGTGAGCCGCTCAGGGGGCTGCGGAGCTGGAGCGACCAGACGTCCGGACCCAGCTCGGCAACGGCGGTGCGCGCCAGTGAGGATTTCCCCACGCCGCGGGCACCGGTGATAACAACGCCCAGGGACTCAGGATCTGTCAGCGCAGTGCGGATGGCTTCGAGGTCTGCGCTGCGCGCGGGAACCGACCATCGTTGTAGGTCCGTTCCGCCCGCGACGCCCGCCGGTCCCGCCAGCACGCCCGCCGTAGACCCACGTCCCCAGCTCAGTGGCTCAATTGACATGAACTTTTCCCTTACATCCCGCCCGGCAGGATAAAGGCCCCATCGCCTCCCCCGCTTAGAAAGTAGACTACCCCGTTACATAGCAGGGATACAGGGCACTGCGTTCACATTTCGCAGACCTTGAGGCGACCTTGAGGGTTCGCGATGTGAGGAGGAAAAGCTGTAGCCTGCGCGGTTAGACCTTGGCGGTGTGAAACTGCTGCTGTGCTGCGGTCAGGCCCTCGCGGATGAGGAGTTCGACGGCGTCGGCGGCGTCATCGAGCAGGAAGGGCAGTTCCTTCTTTTCCGCGGTGCCGAAGTCCCGGAGCACGTAGTCCGCGGTGTCCATCCGGCCCGGCGGCCGGCCGACTCCCACCCGGACGCGGAGGTAGTCCTTGGTGGCG is from Arthrobacter sp. QXT-31 and encodes:
- a CDS encoding helix-turn-helix transcriptional regulator — translated: MSIEPLSWGRGSTAGVLAGPAGVAGGTDLQRWSVPARSADLEAIRTALTDPESLGVVITGARGVGKSSLARTAVAELGPDVWSLQLRSPLSGSQTSYACLAFLMARLPQSALASPTAILQGITSLIRSDAAGRDCIITLDTTGPIDDMSAGVILNIMLTHTARVIAIAPSTSDLPADFHWLLTDRRLTEVRLDNLNELQTRQVLLTLLGHRVSASLVSTYHAIVGGNPLLLKALVTEQQQSGNLVLSDSVWTLRDRVVLDGAAGLDDIVRSRWSREEPETREVIEMLACARRIPLARLTEIYGTAIVADMEDAGLLTVADTGDRWVSVREQYLGDVVRSWLSISRRRELRALLLGGREPELSAMSMEERIEFAAWTRECQADLSPAMAVAAAEAAVHLFDPRFAISCVEGIKKTDDVWVDAQLHKATAYLLLDLPVQAMAALEDISQAQLDALEEEAFARVVAAKSRVMVWLPELCDKVPDELADARQRLGVAAGVASSWPDPLGTAANVITLAEFEYKSFIGDYASMVGELEEAVDPAVNKDPGFRIQAALLLMHALSAVGREMDALQLMRRVGGQLSDAGPLTGLRERFTLTAFNVLLQAGQWKRCLELVGPPKGQAERRLAYRTSATELAAGIAYVFSGRGAVALDSLLSAVAQLELRPVLNMLQAAYAATAFAYAQIGNAGQAHKYLDKLRGARGHCNFRTLFVTEFCADMAGRWLGDTDAVKRLLAAAHRDIAAGRYTLAGISLLGATVNGTDEDFRLMEDVAGHRQGTLAEISRLIAVGTRTKDAKVLLEGAHLCAELELDAVEARCVALAVDFARHSGDSASARIAQARLDSLTATVPSLPIVPSSGSPLLTARERQISRLAGRGVSNRDIALEMGVSVRTVEGHLYQVFTKLGVTSRGDLPGLV